Proteins from a single region of Bdellovibrio bacteriovorus HD100:
- the groES gene encoding co-chaperone GroES, with protein MGVRPLHDRILVRRMAEEEKTAGGLFIPDTAKEKPQKGEIIATGKGRVTEDGKILPLEVKVGDKVLFGKYAGTELKLDGAEYLMMREEDILGVFN; from the coding sequence ATTGGCGTTCGCCCACTTCATGACAGAATTCTAGTTCGCAGAATGGCGGAAGAAGAAAAAACCGCTGGCGGTCTTTTCATTCCTGACACTGCAAAAGAAAAACCACAAAAAGGCGAAATCATCGCGACTGGCAAAGGCCGCGTAACTGAAGATGGCAAGATCCTTCCATTGGAAGTTAAAGTTGGCGATAAAGTTCTTTTCGGCAAATACGCTGGAACTGAATTGAAACTGGATGGCGCTGAATACCTGATGATGCGCGAAGAAGACATCCTGGGCGTATTTAACTAA